The following coding sequences lie in one Pseudomonas sp. SL4(2022) genomic window:
- the purD gene encoding phosphoribosylamine--glycine ligase: MNVLIIGSGGREHALAWKVAQDKRVTKVFVAPGNAGTAVEPKCENVNIDVLAIEQLADFAEKNVQLTIVGPEAPLVKGVVDLFRSRKLDIFGPTAAAAQLEGSKAFTKDFLARHAIPTADYQNFTEVEPALAYLREKGAPIVIKADGLAAGKGVIVAMTLTEAEDAVRDMLAGNAFGDAGSRVVIEEFLDGEEASFIVMVDGENVLPMATSQDHKRVGDADTGPNTGGMGAYSPAPVVTADVHQRVMDEVIYPTVRGMASEGNVYTGFLYAGLMIDKAGKPKVIEFNCRFGDPETQPIMCRLESSLVLLVEAALAKALDKVEATWDPRPTVGVVIAAGGYPADYAKGDVIEGLDAAAQLEGKVFHAGTALKDGQIVTAGGRVLCATAIGRTVEEAQQQAYRLTEKIRWSGSFYRTDIGYRAIARERGEK; encoded by the coding sequence ATGAACGTATTGATCATCGGCAGCGGCGGTCGTGAACACGCCCTGGCCTGGAAAGTGGCACAAGACAAGCGCGTCACGAAAGTCTTCGTCGCCCCCGGCAACGCCGGCACCGCCGTCGAACCCAAGTGCGAGAACGTGAATATCGACGTGCTGGCCATTGAGCAGCTGGCTGACTTCGCCGAAAAGAATGTGCAGCTGACCATCGTCGGCCCGGAAGCGCCGCTGGTGAAGGGCGTGGTTGATCTGTTCCGCTCGCGTAAGCTGGATATCTTCGGCCCTACCGCCGCCGCCGCCCAGCTGGAAGGTTCCAAGGCCTTTACCAAGGACTTCCTCGCCCGCCACGCGATCCCTACCGCCGACTACCAGAACTTCACCGAAGTCGAGCCGGCCCTGGCCTACTTGCGCGAGAAAGGCGCGCCGATCGTGATCAAGGCTGACGGCCTGGCTGCGGGCAAAGGCGTGATCGTCGCCATGACCCTGACCGAAGCCGAAGACGCCGTACGCGACATGCTCGCTGGCAACGCTTTCGGGGACGCCGGTTCGCGCGTGGTCATTGAAGAGTTTCTGGACGGAGAAGAAGCTTCGTTCATCGTCATGGTCGACGGCGAGAACGTGCTACCGATGGCCACCAGCCAGGACCACAAGCGCGTCGGTGACGCCGATACCGGCCCCAACACCGGCGGCATGGGCGCTTACTCGCCAGCCCCGGTGGTCACCGCCGACGTGCACCAGCGCGTAATGGACGAAGTGATCTACCCGACCGTGCGCGGCATGGCCAGCGAAGGCAACGTCTACACCGGCTTCCTCTACGCCGGGCTGATGATCGACAAGGCTGGCAAGCCCAAGGTCATTGAGTTCAACTGCCGCTTCGGCGACCCGGAAACCCAGCCGATCATGTGCCGCCTGGAAAGCTCTCTGGTGCTGCTGGTCGAAGCCGCACTGGCCAAGGCGCTGGACAAGGTCGAAGCCACCTGGGACCCGCGCCCGACCGTCGGCGTGGTAATCGCTGCGGGCGGCTACCCGGCCGATTACGCCAAGGGCGATGTGATCGAAGGCCTGGATGCTGCCGCGCAATTGGAAGGCAAAGTGTTCCATGCGGGAACCGCACTGAAGGATGGCCAGATCGTCACCGCAGGTGGCCGCGTATTGTGCGCCACCGCCATCGGTCGTACGGTTGAGGAAGCCCAACAACAGGCTTATCGCCTGACCGAGAAAATTCGCTGGAGCGGCAGTTTCTACCGCACTGATATCGGTTACCGCGCCATCGCCCGCGAACGCGGGGAGAAGTGA
- the fis gene encoding DNA-binding transcriptional regulator Fis encodes MTMLTETLGSEMAPVSDNSSLKQHLNTPSEEGQTLRGSVEKALHNYFAHLEGADVSDVYNLVLTEVEAPLLETVMNYVKGNQTKASELLGLNRGTLRKKLKQYDLL; translated from the coding sequence ATGACGATGTTGACTGAGACTTTAGGAAGTGAAATGGCTCCCGTGAGTGACAACAGCAGCTTGAAGCAGCATCTCAATACGCCAAGCGAAGAGGGGCAAACCCTGCGCGGCAGCGTTGAGAAGGCCCTGCACAATTATTTCGCCCATCTTGAGGGCGCAGACGTCAGTGACGTTTACAACCTGGTGCTCACCGAAGTCGAGGCACCGTTGCTGGAAACCGTGATGAACTACGTCAAGGGCAACCAGACCAAGGCCTCCGAGCTGCTCGGCCTGAATCGCGGCACCCTGCGCAAGAAGCTCAAGCAATACGACCTGCTGTAA
- the prmA gene encoding 50S ribosomal protein L11 methyltransferase: MPWLQVRLAITPEQAETYEDALLEVGAVSVTFMDAEDQPIFEPDLGTTPLWSHTHLLALFEADTDANAVFAHLQLLTDADLPEHQAEVIADQDWERSWMDGFQPMRFGQRLWIVPSWHAAPEPDAVNLLLDPGLAFGTGTHPTTALCLEWLDGQNLQDCSVIDFGCGSGILAIAALLLGAPQAVGTDIDIQAIEASRDNAQRNGIDAARFPLYLPEDMPQQPADVVVANILAGPLVALAPQITRLVKQGGRLALSGILAEQADEVRAAYNDTFTLDPTTDKDGWVRISGVRR; the protein is encoded by the coding sequence ATGCCCTGGTTACAAGTCCGTCTCGCCATCACCCCGGAGCAGGCGGAAACCTACGAAGATGCGTTGCTGGAAGTCGGCGCCGTCTCAGTGACCTTTATGGACGCCGAAGACCAGCCGATTTTCGAGCCGGACCTGGGCACCACACCGCTGTGGTCGCACACTCACCTGCTCGCCCTGTTTGAAGCCGATACCGACGCCAACGCGGTGTTCGCGCACCTGCAGCTGCTGACCGACGCCGACTTGCCGGAGCACCAGGCCGAAGTGATCGCCGACCAGGACTGGGAGCGCAGCTGGATGGACGGCTTCCAGCCGATGCGTTTCGGCCAGCGCCTGTGGATCGTGCCGAGCTGGCACGCCGCGCCGGAGCCCGACGCCGTCAACCTGCTGCTCGATCCGGGCCTGGCCTTCGGCACCGGCACCCACCCGACCACCGCGTTGTGCCTGGAATGGCTGGACGGCCAGAACCTGCAGGATTGCAGCGTGATCGACTTCGGTTGTGGCTCAGGCATTCTGGCGATTGCCGCCCTGCTGCTCGGCGCGCCGCAGGCAGTCGGCACCGACATCGACATTCAGGCCATCGAAGCCTCGCGCGACAATGCCCAGCGCAATGGCATCGACGCCGCACGCTTCCCGCTTTACCTGCCTGAAGACATGCCGCAACAACCTGCGGACGTCGTCGTCGCCAATATCCTCGCCGGCCCGCTGGTGGCGCTGGCCCCGCAGATCACCCGCCTGGTCAAGCAGGGCGGCCGCCTGGCACTGTCGGGCATCCTTGCCGAGCAGGCTGACGAGGTTCGCGCGGCCTACAACGACACCTTCACCCTCGACCCAACCACCGATAAAGACGGCTGGGTACGTATCAGTGGCGTGCGCCGCTAA
- the purH gene encoding bifunctional phosphoribosylaminoimidazolecarboxamide formyltransferase/IMP cyclohydrolase, with the protein MTDQTTRLPVRRALISVSDKTGILEFARELVALNVEILSTGGTYKLLKDNGIAAVEVADYTGFPEMMDGRVKTLHPKIHGGILGRRALDGAVMEQHGIKPIDLVAVNLYPFAATVAKPGCDLADAIENIDIGGPTMVRSAAKNHKDVAIVVNAGDYAGIVESLKAGGLSYAQRFDLALKAFEHTAAYDGMIANYLGTIDQSRDTLSTEDRGAFPRTFNSQFIKAQEMRYGENPHQSAAFYVEAQKGEASVASAIQLQGKELSFNNVADTDAALECVKSFVKPACVIVKHANPCGVAVALDSEGGIRQAYELAYATDTESAFGGIIAFNRELDGETAKAIVERQFVEVIIAPKISAEARAVVAAKANVRLLECGEWPAERSAGWDFKRVNGGLLVQSRDIGMIKAEDLKIVTQRAPSEQEIHDLIFAWKVAKFVKSNAIVYAKGRQTIGVGAGQMSRVNSARIAAIKAEHAGLQVAGSVMASDAFFPFRDGLDNAAANGITAVIQPGGSMRDAEVIAAADEAGIAMVFTGMRHFRH; encoded by the coding sequence ATGACCGACCAGACCACCCGCCTCCCCGTTCGCCGCGCCTTGATCAGTGTTTCCGACAAGACCGGCATCCTCGAGTTTGCCCGCGAGCTCGTCGCCCTGAATGTGGAAATTCTCTCCACCGGCGGCACTTACAAGCTGCTCAAGGATAACGGCATCGCTGCCGTGGAAGTGGCCGACTACACCGGTTTCCCGGAAATGATGGACGGTCGCGTCAAGACCCTGCACCCGAAGATCCACGGCGGCATCCTCGGCCGCCGCGCCCTCGACGGCGCGGTGATGGAGCAGCATGGCATCAAGCCGATCGACCTGGTCGCGGTCAACCTCTACCCCTTCGCCGCCACCGTGGCCAAGCCGGGCTGTGACCTGGCCGACGCCATCGAGAACATCGACATCGGCGGCCCGACCATGGTCCGCTCCGCCGCGAAGAACCACAAAGACGTGGCCATCGTGGTCAATGCAGGCGACTACGCCGGCATCGTCGAAAGCCTCAAAGCTGGCGGCCTGAGCTACGCCCAGCGTTTCGACCTGGCCCTGAAAGCCTTCGAGCACACCGCTGCCTACGACGGCATGATCGCCAACTACCTGGGCACCATCGACCAGAGCCGCGACACCCTGTCCACCGAAGACCGCGGCGCCTTTCCGCGCACCTTCAACAGCCAGTTCATCAAGGCTCAGGAAATGCGCTACGGCGAGAACCCGCACCAGAGCGCGGCGTTCTACGTGGAAGCGCAGAAGGGTGAAGCCAGCGTGGCCAGCGCCATTCAGCTGCAAGGCAAGGAGCTGTCGTTCAACAACGTCGCCGACACCGACGCCGCGCTGGAATGCGTGAAGAGCTTCGTCAAGCCAGCCTGCGTGATCGTCAAGCACGCCAACCCATGCGGCGTGGCCGTGGCTTTGGACAGCGAAGGCGGCATCCGCCAGGCCTATGAACTGGCCTACGCCACTGACACCGAGTCGGCGTTCGGCGGCATCATCGCCTTTAACCGCGAGCTGGACGGCGAGACTGCGAAAGCCATCGTCGAGCGCCAGTTTGTCGAAGTAATCATCGCGCCGAAAATCAGTGCAGAAGCCCGTGCCGTAGTCGCCGCCAAAGCCAACGTACGCCTGCTCGAATGCGGCGAATGGCCGGCCGAGCGCAGCGCCGGTTGGGACTTCAAACGCGTCAACGGTGGCCTGCTGGTGCAGAGCCGCGACATCGGCATGATCAAGGCCGAAGACCTGAAGATCGTCACCCAGCGCGCACCAAGCGAGCAGGAAATTCATGACCTGATCTTCGCCTGGAAAGTGGCCAAGTTCGTCAAATCCAACGCCATTGTCTATGCCAAGGGCCGCCAGACCATTGGTGTCGGTGCCGGCCAGATGAGCCGCGTCAACTCTGCGCGCATTGCCGCGATCAAGGCCGAACACGCCGGCCTGCAGGTTGCCGGTTCGGTGATGGCGTCCGACGCCTTCTTCCCGTTCCGCGACGGCCTGGACAACGCGGCGGCCAATGGCATCACCGCGGTGATCCAGCCAGGCGGCTCGATGCGCGATGCGGAAGTGATTGCCGCGGCCGACGAAGCGGGCATTGCCATGGTGTTCACCGGCATGCGTCATTTCCGTCACTGA
- a CDS encoding DUF3426 domain-containing protein — MTQSFITQCPHCRTSFRVNLTQLGAAHGAVRCGACLHVFNAAQQLREQGQQLPPPTAPAAAPTPTPQPSKPPVPPAPRPAMPSAAPAIPAAPASSKTGDTLWIHDDLDLDSLDLDEELAKLEAQEQQLSKQFLAIDSAPKYSENFLTPDPIEHDPHDERWAEALLQDEQPRPTASLTLQDERPLDMPPPAPRAPSPAEPIAAVPETFSLPATEPPLNLNTADRRVAPPEPEIELHAEHKPFSARRDDDVQATAATKKTPRNEPELRDEHLFELDDEPLQLDWQQPKKPWGRWIGWGLLNVLGAAALAGQYVAYHFNELARQDHYRPWFEQLCPAVGCQLPSKVDIAQVKSSNLVVRSHPEFSGALIVDAILYNRAAFSQPFPLLEMRFADINGQLLASRRFKPSEYLAGELAGNAEMPPQTPIHISLDILDPGTQAVNYSLSFHSPE; from the coding sequence ATGACCCAGAGCTTCATCACCCAGTGCCCCCATTGCCGTACCAGCTTTCGCGTGAACCTCACGCAGCTGGGCGCTGCCCATGGTGCTGTGCGCTGCGGAGCCTGTCTGCATGTGTTCAATGCCGCGCAACAGCTGCGTGAGCAGGGCCAGCAACTGCCGCCGCCCACAGCGCCAGCCGCCGCGCCAACACCGACTCCACAGCCGAGCAAACCACCCGTGCCGCCCGCGCCACGCCCGGCAATGCCCAGTGCCGCGCCCGCAATACCGGCGGCGCCTGCCAGCAGTAAAACCGGCGATACGCTGTGGATTCATGACGACTTGGACCTCGACAGCCTCGACCTGGATGAAGAGTTGGCCAAGCTCGAAGCCCAGGAACAGCAACTGTCGAAACAGTTTCTGGCGATTGATAGCGCGCCCAAATACAGCGAAAACTTTCTCACCCCGGATCCCATCGAGCATGATCCGCACGACGAGCGCTGGGCCGAAGCACTGTTGCAGGATGAACAACCCAGGCCCACTGCCAGCTTGACCTTGCAGGATGAGCGGCCTCTCGACATGCCACCGCCAGCACCACGCGCACCCAGCCCGGCTGAACCGATTGCCGCCGTGCCGGAAACCTTTTCGCTGCCGGCAACAGAACCGCCGCTCAACCTCAACACCGCTGACCGCCGCGTGGCGCCGCCGGAACCTGAGATCGAACTGCATGCTGAGCACAAACCGTTCAGCGCACGACGCGACGACGACGTGCAAGCCACAGCCGCCACTAAGAAAACTCCACGCAACGAACCCGAATTGCGGGACGAGCACCTGTTCGAGCTAGACGACGAGCCGCTGCAGCTGGATTGGCAACAGCCGAAGAAACCCTGGGGGCGCTGGATCGGCTGGGGTCTGCTGAATGTGCTCGGCGCGGCTGCCCTTGCCGGGCAGTACGTGGCATACCACTTCAATGAACTGGCGCGCCAGGATCATTACCGCCCCTGGTTTGAGCAACTGTGCCCGGCTGTCGGCTGCCAGCTGCCCTCCAAGGTCGACATCGCCCAGGTCAAGAGCAGCAACCTGGTGGTACGCAGCCATCCGGAATTCAGCGGCGCCCTGATAGTTGATGCCATCCTCTACAACCGTGCGGCGTTCTCGCAGCCCTTCCCGCTGCTGGAAATGCGCTTTGCCGACATCAACGGCCAACTGCTCGCCAGCCGCCGTTTCAAGCCCAGCGAATACCTCGCTGGCGAGCTGGCCGGCAACGCGGAAATGCCGCCGCAGACGCCTATTCACATATCCCTGGACATCCTCGACCCGGGCACCCAGGCGGTGAACTACAGCCTGAGCTTTCACTCACCGGAATAG
- a CDS encoding hybrid sensor histidine kinase/response regulator — protein sequence MRRLRIATYLLLSTLLMTLTLASVQAEPQASWSRLTDSNAELQFNDIRSPARKSQFLPTDLTQLYTPGGSSALWLHHRLSANTDAQMLRVFAPYLAYLDLYVVQGDELIEQAHTGNNLPFSSRPLASRDFLLPLPRTDQPLDIYLRLASEHALRPSITLQSAQSMAADDNRPLLFGLLLGCLGMLVAYNLVRFLYTRAVSGLWLAATQVCQLVAVVSLLGVSTPWLDEWQSLQPQIANLSMLLAALCALCFTASFFHKVCPRTPLNHVLTAEVVVISLVCVILLIATSLQFNQLVYLLNGVAGLSILIVALTHWRHGYQPARLFSLAVLLFCAAFICALPILFGYWAVQSEWIAYGLLATTTVSGFILSMALSERQRRIMQDHFSTSRALAASSAELKAKAEFLAKISHEIRTPMNGVLGMTELLLGTPLSAKQRDYVQTIHSSGNELLTLINEILDISKLESGQIELDDVQFDLNALIEDCLDIFRAKAEQQKVELISFMQPQVPRVISGDPTRLRQTLLSLLDNAFKQTDEGEILLVVALDTTGEQPRLRIAVQDSGKPLDASERDALLNAELHSKDFLAASKLGGRLGLIIARQLVRLMEGEFGIQSGGSQGSTLWLTLPLDASRLEQPTADLDASLQGARLLVVDDNDTCRKVLVQQCSAWGMQVSAVPSGKEAMALLRTKAHLREYFDAVLLDQDMPGMTGMQLAARIKEDANLNHDILVIMLTGISNAPSKIIARNAGIKRILAKPVAGYTLKTTLADELAQRGKGNSPMFSPAPQSTPLNVPGDFRILVAEDNTISTKVIRGMLGKLNLQPETASNGEEALSAMKAQQYDLVLMDCEMPVLDGFSATEQLRAWEAAEQRPRTPVVALTAHILNEHKERARQAGMDGHMSKPVEMSQLRELIEHWVAEREIRRQRDALPS from the coding sequence GTGCGCCGGCTGAGGATTGCCACCTACCTGCTGCTCAGCACACTGCTGATGACGCTTACCCTGGCGTCAGTTCAGGCAGAGCCACAGGCTTCCTGGTCGCGCCTCACTGATTCAAACGCCGAACTGCAATTCAATGATATTCGCAGCCCTGCGCGTAAATCCCAGTTCCTCCCCACTGACCTGACCCAGCTGTATACGCCAGGCGGTTCCAGTGCTCTATGGCTTCATCATCGGCTCTCGGCCAACACCGATGCGCAGATGCTACGGGTCTTTGCCCCCTACCTGGCCTACCTCGATCTGTATGTCGTACAGGGTGATGAACTGATTGAGCAGGCACACACGGGCAATAACCTGCCGTTTTCCAGCCGCCCTCTGGCTAGCCGTGACTTCCTTCTGCCGCTGCCCAGGACCGACCAGCCGCTGGACATCTACCTGCGCCTGGCTTCAGAACATGCTCTGCGACCCAGCATTACCCTACAAAGTGCGCAGTCCATGGCAGCCGATGATAATCGGCCCTTGTTGTTCGGCCTGCTGCTTGGCTGCCTGGGCATGCTGGTGGCCTATAACCTGGTACGGTTCCTCTATACCCGTGCCGTCAGCGGACTCTGGCTGGCCGCCACTCAGGTTTGCCAACTGGTGGCAGTCGTCAGTCTGTTGGGAGTCAGCACACCATGGCTGGATGAGTGGCAAAGCCTGCAGCCGCAGATCGCCAACCTGTCGATGCTGCTGGCCGCACTCTGCGCCCTGTGCTTTACCGCCAGCTTCTTCCACAAGGTTTGCCCGCGTACGCCGCTCAACCATGTGCTGACCGCTGAAGTGGTGGTGATCAGCCTGGTGTGCGTCATCCTGCTGATCGCCACCAGCTTGCAGTTCAACCAGCTGGTCTATCTGCTCAACGGGGTCGCGGGCCTGAGCATCCTAATTGTCGCCCTGACTCATTGGCGCCACGGTTATCAACCCGCACGACTGTTCAGCCTGGCGGTGCTGCTGTTTTGTGCAGCCTTTATCTGCGCTCTGCCAATCCTGTTCGGCTACTGGGCGGTACAGAGTGAGTGGATCGCCTACGGCCTGCTCGCCACCACCACCGTCAGCGGCTTTATCCTCAGCATGGCGCTGAGCGAGCGACAGCGCCGCATCATGCAGGATCATTTCAGCACCAGCCGCGCCCTGGCGGCCAGCTCCGCCGAGCTGAAGGCCAAAGCGGAATTTCTCGCCAAGATCAGCCATGAAATTCGCACCCCGATGAATGGCGTGCTAGGCATGACCGAGCTGCTGCTCGGCACCCCGCTGTCGGCCAAGCAGCGCGACTACGTACAGACCATCCACAGCTCGGGCAATGAACTGCTCACCCTGATTAACGAAATCCTCGATATCTCCAAGCTGGAGTCCGGGCAGATCGAGCTGGATGACGTGCAGTTTGACCTCAACGCACTGATCGAAGACTGCCTGGATATCTTCCGCGCCAAGGCCGAGCAGCAGAAGGTCGAGCTGATCAGCTTTATGCAGCCGCAAGTGCCGCGGGTGATCAGCGGCGATCCCACACGTCTGCGCCAGACCCTGCTGAGCTTGCTGGACAATGCCTTCAAGCAGACTGATGAAGGCGAAATTCTCCTGGTGGTAGCCCTCGACACCACCGGCGAGCAGCCACGCCTGCGCATCGCCGTGCAGGACAGCGGCAAACCGCTGGACGCCAGCGAGCGGGATGCGCTGCTGAATGCCGAGCTGCACAGCAAGGACTTCCTTGCCGCCAGCAAACTCGGCGGCCGCCTCGGCCTGATCATCGCCCGCCAATTGGTGCGCCTGATGGAAGGCGAATTCGGCATCCAAAGCGGCGGCAGCCAAGGCTCGACCCTGTGGCTCACCCTGCCGCTGGACGCCTCGCGCCTGGAGCAGCCCACCGCCGACCTCGATGCCTCGCTGCAAGGTGCGCGTCTGCTGGTGGTGGACGACAACGACACCTGTCGCAAGGTGCTGGTGCAGCAATGCAGCGCCTGGGGCATGCAAGTCAGTGCGGTGCCGTCAGGCAAGGAGGCCATGGCCCTGCTGCGCACCAAGGCGCACCTGCGTGAATACTTCGATGCCGTGCTACTTGATCAGGACATGCCCGGTATGACCGGCATGCAGCTGGCCGCGCGGATCAAGGAAGACGCCAACCTCAACCACGACATTCTGGTAATCATGCTCACTGGCATCAGCAATGCGCCGAGCAAGATCATCGCGCGTAACGCCGGGATCAAACGCATCCTGGCCAAGCCCGTGGCCGGCTACACCCTGAAAACCACCCTGGCCGATGAACTGGCACAGCGCGGCAAAGGCAACTCGCCGATGTTCAGCCCGGCGCCACAGAGCACGCCGCTGAATGTGCCCGGCGATTTCCGCATTCTGGTGGCAGAGGACAACACCATCTCCACCAAGGTGATCCGCGGCATGCTGGGCAAACTCAACCTGCAGCCCGAAACGGCCAGCAACGGCGAAGAAGCCCTCAGTGCGATGAAAGCCCAGCAATACGATCTGGTGCTGATGGACTGCGAAATGCCGGTACTTGACGGTTTCTCCGCCACCGAGCAGTTACGCGCCTGGGAAGCGGCCGAGCAACGCCCACGTACTCCGGTGGTGGCACTCACCGCGCATATCCTCAATGAGCATAAAGAACGCGCGCGCCAGGCTGGCATGGACGGGCACATGTCCAAGCCGGTGGAGATGTCGCAACTGCGTGAGCTGATCGAACACTGGGTCGCCGAACGGGAAATCCGTCGCCAGCGCGACGCCCTGCCTTCCTGA
- the dusB gene encoding tRNA dihydrouridine synthase DusB — protein sequence MSALRIGPYTLPNSLILAPMAGVTDQPFRQLCKRMGAGLVVSEMVTSDVRLWNTRKSSLRMIHSGDPEPRSVQIAGGDPEMLAEAARRNVDMGAQIIDINMGCPAKKVCNKAAGSALLKDEVLVREILQAVVAAVDVPVTLKIRTGWDRDNKNGISVAKIAEDSGIVALAVHGRTRADLYMGEAEYDTIAAIKQAVSIPVLANGDIDSPQKAKAVLAATGADGLLIGRAAQGRPWIFREVEHYLRTGEQLPAPSLLEVERILLEHLTALHAFYGDVMGVRIARKHVSWYLATLPGAREFRAQFNRLDSTDAQCANVREFFSERNNNGEGVAA from the coding sequence ATGTCGGCGCTACGCATCGGCCCTTACACATTGCCAAACTCGCTGATTCTCGCTCCCATGGCGGGCGTCACTGATCAGCCGTTTCGCCAGCTGTGCAAGCGCATGGGAGCGGGTCTGGTGGTGTCGGAAATGGTCACCAGCGATGTGCGCCTGTGGAACACCCGCAAGTCGAGCCTGCGCATGATCCACAGTGGTGATCCCGAGCCCCGCTCGGTGCAGATCGCCGGCGGTGATCCGGAGATGCTCGCCGAGGCGGCGCGGCGCAACGTGGACATGGGCGCGCAGATTATCGACATCAACATGGGCTGTCCGGCCAAGAAGGTCTGTAACAAGGCCGCCGGCTCCGCCCTGTTGAAAGACGAAGTTTTAGTTCGCGAGATTCTTCAGGCTGTGGTCGCCGCCGTGGATGTGCCGGTGACCCTGAAAATCCGCACCGGCTGGGACCGTGACAACAAGAACGGCATCAGCGTGGCGAAGATCGCTGAAGACAGCGGGATTGTCGCCCTGGCCGTACACGGCCGCACCCGCGCCGACCTGTACATGGGCGAAGCCGAGTACGACACCATCGCCGCGATCAAGCAGGCGGTGTCGATTCCCGTGCTGGCCAACGGCGATATCGACTCGCCGCAGAAGGCCAAGGCCGTACTGGCTGCCACTGGCGCCGATGGCCTGCTGATCGGTCGCGCAGCCCAGGGCCGGCCGTGGATATTCCGTGAGGTCGAGCATTATCTGCGTACCGGTGAACAGCTCCCGGCCCCCAGCCTGCTCGAAGTGGAACGCATTCTGCTTGAACATCTGACTGCACTGCACGCCTTCTACGGCGATGTAATGGGCGTGCGGATTGCCCGCAAGCATGTCAGTTGGTATCTCGCAACCTTGCCGGGCGCGAGGGAGTTCCGCGCCCAATTCAATCGTCTGGACAGTACGGACGCGCAGTGCGCCAACGTTCGCGAGTTCTTCAGCGAGCGTAATAACAATGGAGAAGGGGTGGCCGCATGA
- a CDS encoding MarC family protein, with translation MASALFSLYLKLLVLYSPFFVLSCFIGLSRGYTVKERKRLAWKVALGVLIASVLLYLFGKHIFTLFGITIDAFRIGAGSVLFISALGMAQGKSAVQSDNVQQDVTIVPLTIPLTVGPGTIGALLLMGASQPDWGDKAIAVLGIALASLTVGVVLYMSNQFERLLGDQGLQIVSRLMGLFVCALAAQIIFTGVKNYLAL, from the coding sequence ATGGCGTCCGCGCTGTTCAGCCTGTATTTGAAACTGCTGGTGCTCTATAGCCCGTTCTTCGTGCTGTCGTGTTTTATCGGCCTAAGCCGTGGCTACACGGTCAAGGAGCGCAAGCGCCTGGCCTGGAAAGTCGCCCTCGGTGTGCTGATCGCCAGCGTACTGCTGTACCTGTTCGGCAAGCATATCTTTACCCTGTTCGGCATCACCATCGACGCCTTCCGCATTGGTGCCGGTAGCGTGCTGTTTATCTCGGCCCTCGGCATGGCCCAGGGCAAATCGGCGGTGCAGAGCGACAACGTGCAGCAGGACGTGACCATCGTGCCGCTGACCATCCCGCTCACCGTCGGCCCCGGCACCATCGGCGCGCTACTGCTAATGGGCGCCAGCCAGCCGGACTGGGGCGACAAGGCCATCGCCGTGCTGGGCATCGCCCTGGCCAGCCTGACGGTGGGCGTGGTGCTGTATATGTCCAACCAGTTCGAACGCCTGCTCGGCGATCAGGGCTTGCAGATTGTCAGTCGTTTGATGGGGCTGTTCGTCTGTGCACTGGCCGCGCAGATCATCTTTACCGGGGTTAAGAACTACCTCGCGCTCTGA